The DNA segment CAGTAAAATCCGGTCGGCCTGGTGGATCTCTTTCCAGGCGCGCTCTATGCCGATCTGCTCCACCTTGTCCGGGGCGTCGCGCATCCCGGCGGTATCGGCAAATTGCACAGGCATTCCCTCAATGTGAATTTGTTCGCGCAGAATATCCCGGGTGGTGCCGGCGATATCGGTGACGATGGAGACATCGCGTCCGGCCAGGGCATTGAGCAGGCTGGATTTACCGGCATTGGGAGGCCCGGCAATGGCAACGCGCATGCCCTCTCGCATGATGGCGCCCTGGCGCGCCTGGGCTGTCACAGCAGTGAGTTGTGACAGCAGTGTCTCGATATCCGCTGCCACCTTGCCGTCCGCGAGAAAGTCGATTTCCTCCTCCGGGAAGTCGATGGCCGCTTCCACATAGATGCGCAGTTGGGTGAGGCTTTCCACCAGGTCTGCGACCTTTGAGGAAAAGGCTCCCTGCAGGGATTGCAGGGCGTTGCGTGCGGCCTGGGCACTGCCCGCTTCGATCAGGTCGGCGATGGCCTCCGCCTGGGTCAGGTCGATTTTGTCATTGATGAAGGCGCGCTCGGAAAATTCACCGGGACGTGCCTGGCGCGCCCCGAGTGCGATGGTGGCCTGCAGGAGCTGGTCGAGGATAACCGGGCCGCCGTGGCCCTGCAGTTCCACCACATCCTCCCCCGTAAAGGAGTTGGGGCCGGGGAAGTACAGGGCGATGCCCTGGTCGATCAATTGTTCCCCGTGGGAAAAGGTGCGGTAGTGGGCCTGGCGTGGCTTGAGCGGGCGATCACCACAGATTTGCATGGCAATGCCCCGGGCGCTGCTGCCCGATAGGCGGATCACGCCGATGCCACCGCGCCCGGGCGCGGTGGCAACTGCGGCGATGGTGTCTCGGTTGGGGTTTTGCTGCATCATCGGCTGAGTTTACCTGACGGCAGGGACACTGGGCCGCATCCGTGGCCCTCAGTGGGTAAGTGTGCACTCACACACATTAAATCTTACCGGCATCCACCTGCTTGTTGATGTACCAGGTCTGCGCGATGGTGATCAGGTTATTGGCGATCCAGTAGAGTACCAGTCCCGCTGGAAACCACAGGAAGAAAATGGTCATCATCACCGGCATCAGTTGCATAATGCGCGCCTGGGTGGGGTCGGCGGGGGCCGGGTTCAGTTTCTGCATAAACCACATGGAGGCGCCCATCAGGACCGGCAGGATAAAGTAGGGATCTTTTGCCGACAGGTCGTGAATCCAGAAAATCCAGGGGGCATGGCGCAGCTCCACGGTTTCAGTCAGCATCCAGTAGAGGGCGATAAAAACCGGCATTTGCAGCAGGATCGGCAGACAACCACCCATGGGGTTGATCTTTTCGCGGCGGTAGAGCTTCATGGTCTCCTCCGCCAGCTTCTGTCGGTTGTCCTTGTATTGCTCCTGCAGCTTTTTCATCTGTGGAGCGAATTTGCGCATGCGCGCCATGGACTTGGTGCCCGCCGCAGACAGGGGCAGCAACAGGGTTTTGATGAAGACGGTGAGCAGGATGATCGCCCAGCCCCAGTTGCTGACAATATGCGCTTGGATAAAATGCAGTACCCGGAACAGCGGTTTGGCAATCCACCAGAGCCAGCCGTAGTCCACGGTCAGATCCAGGTAGGGGGAGATCTTCTCCAGACGGTACACGTCCTTGGGGCCCGCATAGAAAGAGGCGCTCAGTTCCCCCTGTGTGGCAGCGGGAATCTGTACCTGTGGCGCAGTAAAGCCCATGCGGAACAGCCCATCGGACAGTTCCTTCAGCTCGAAAGTGTTGCGCGCATCCTGGGGCGGAATCCAGGCGCTGAGGAAGTAGTGCTGTACCATGGCCACCCAGCCGCCCTCAATGGTTTCGCGGGTGGGTTTTTCTGCGATTTCTTCAAAATCCTGTTTGAAGTAGTTTTCCTCCGGGGTGCGCAGGGCCGCACCGAGGAAGGGAGACATGCCGAAGCCCATGTCCGTGGGAGGCTCACTGCTATCGCGTTTGATCTGGCCGAACATAGCGGCTGACCAGGGCTTATCGCTGGTGTTATCCACCAGGTAGGCGACCTGGATCAGGTAGTCGCCGCGCTTGAAAGTAAAGCGCTTGGTGATATTGGCCCCTTCCTGTTGCAGGGTCAGGTCGACAATCAGGGCCTCTTGCCCCTCAGCCAGGGCGTAATTGTTTTTGGCCATCTTGAATAATGGCCGACCAGCTGCGCTGTCGGTACCGTTCTGACCGATAAGGCCACTCTGCGCGATATAGGTATGATAACGGGTCTGGTTGAGCAGAATCAGCGGCTGGTCGGGAGTACCCTGCTTCTGCTCGAACTTGCGCAGGGCCACTTTAACGATATCGCCACCGCGGGGATTGATGAGCAGGTCGAAAACGTCGGTGGTAACCTGAATCAGCTCCCGCTCAGTGCCATCTACGCCGGTTGTGGCCGGAGCCTGGGACTGCAGCTGGGGCACATCGCTATCTTCACTGTCGTTGTTATCCCCCGCAACCTGGCTGTCGGCCGGCCCCGGACTGTGCACGATGGTCTCGCGGTCAACCTCCGGGGTATGCTGTTCTTTGAACGCATTCCACTGGAAAGCCAGGGCCAGGAGAACTGCAGCAATTCCCCCCATCAGCGTATAGCGTTGCCAATCCATCTTGTTACCTAAACAGAGTTATTGTGTCTGGGGGGGACCGGGTCCAATCCCCCAGGGTGCCAGGGGTGGCATTTTATAAGGCGTCGCACGGTTAAATAACCCCCTATTATGGCTCCATGCGTCGCAATGGCCTCTTCGGAGTACCGGGAGCAGGTGGGGTAAAAGCGGCACTGGTTACCGACCCAGGGGCTGGCCAGGTAGCGGTAGGC comes from the Microbulbifer sp. MI-G genome and includes:
- the mnmE gene encoding tRNA uridine-5-carboxymethylaminomethyl(34) synthesis GTPase MnmE, yielding MMQQNPNRDTIAAVATAPGRGGIGVIRLSGSSARGIAMQICGDRPLKPRQAHYRTFSHGEQLIDQGIALYFPGPNSFTGEDVVELQGHGGPVILDQLLQATIALGARQARPGEFSERAFINDKIDLTQAEAIADLIEAGSAQAARNALQSLQGAFSSKVADLVESLTQLRIYVEAAIDFPEEEIDFLADGKVAADIETLLSQLTAVTAQARQGAIMREGMRVAIAGPPNAGKSSLLNALAGRDVSIVTDIAGTTRDILREQIHIEGMPVQFADTAGMRDAPDKVEQIGIERAWKEIHQADRILLVMDAAQLHSLNPLDAWPAFTSQLPEPDRLTLVMNKIDLTEYTAGLQSRTEGIPVLAVSAKTGAGLDALKEHLKQSIGFSGAAEGCFSARRRHLEALSRAQDFIQQGALQLHSSGAGELLAEDLRQAQQALGEITGAVSADALLGKIFANFCIGK
- the yidC gene encoding membrane protein insertase YidC — protein: MDWQRYTLMGGIAAVLLALAFQWNAFKEQHTPEVDRETIVHSPGPADSQVAGDNNDSEDSDVPQLQSQAPATTGVDGTERELIQVTTDVFDLLINPRGGDIVKVALRKFEQKQGTPDQPLILLNQTRYHTYIAQSGLIGQNGTDSAAGRPLFKMAKNNYALAEGQEALIVDLTLQQEGANITKRFTFKRGDYLIQVAYLVDNTSDKPWSAAMFGQIKRDSSEPPTDMGFGMSPFLGAALRTPEENYFKQDFEEIAEKPTRETIEGGWVAMVQHYFLSAWIPPQDARNTFELKELSDGLFRMGFTAPQVQIPAATQGELSASFYAGPKDVYRLEKISPYLDLTVDYGWLWWIAKPLFRVLHFIQAHIVSNWGWAIILLTVFIKTLLLPLSAAGTKSMARMRKFAPQMKKLQEQYKDNRQKLAEETMKLYRREKINPMGGCLPILLQMPVFIALYWMLTETVELRHAPWIFWIHDLSAKDPYFILPVLMGASMWFMQKLNPAPADPTQARIMQLMPVMMTIFFLWFPAGLVLYWIANNLITIAQTWYINKQVDAGKI
- the yidD gene encoding membrane protein insertion efficiency factor YidD, whose amino-acid sequence is MKWVLIKLIHAYRYLASPWVGNQCRFYPTCSRYSEEAIATHGAIIGGYLTVRRLIKCHPWHPGGLDPVPPRHNNSV